Sequence from the Onthophagus taurus isolate NC unplaced genomic scaffold, IU_Otau_3.0 ScKx7SY_15, whole genome shotgun sequence genome:
ttaaaaccaATATTTTTGCCCGTCATCGCTCTTGCACCATCTGTGCATATTCCACAGCAATTTTTCCATTCTAAACCttcagtttttaaaaattcgtcaaCTTTAGAATATATGTCTTTCCCTGTAGTATGGTCTTTCATAGGACGACAAAATAACAATTCTTCCTCCACGCTTTCTTTATAAACGTACCTGACATATACTAACAACTGAGCCAATTTAGTAATATCCGTTGTTTCGTCCAActgaattgaaaattttgggCTTTCTTTAATTCTTGTAATAAGTTGCACTAATTGGTCCTTGTTGATATCAGAAATTCTATTCGAGACAGTGTCGTTCGACAAAGGAATTTTTCGAATATCTTCGCCATATTTACTTTCATGTAGTATTTCTACCATTTTAATAGCAGCAGGTAATACAAGATCTTCTGCAATGGTGAAcggctttttatttttagcaatACAGTATGAAACTTCATATGACGctagtaaatatttttcattaacggtcatgaatttttcaaaggttttttttttctttatttaaagatttataCAGTCTTTCAAAATATTCTTTTGGTTTATTGACATAAGAAACATGCTTTGATTCAAGatgtctttttaattttgatggtTTCATACTCTCCGGGGCCAATAATTCATTGCAGATCAAACAAAGAGGTTGTTCATTACCcttacaattttgaaatgtaaagccaaattgaagaaaagactcatcatattttctttttcgcaCATTAGATGCTTGTTTTTCAATACTTTGTCCTGCCTGAAGAGAGTTTGTAGCATTATCATCTGCGTCATTACCATTCTTATTTAAGTTCAGCCATTTATCCATggccaaaaattattttgatgctaaaatccaataaatatataaaaataacataccTATTGCATATAATAactgattaattaattaccgaataaataaaaaaactaaaatctcGTTACGGTGGAACACTGACAATTGAATACACTAGAAGAGCGTCAATACTACACTACTTCACATTtgtatacaaatttatttgtatattaGCGACAAAAGATGGCGCTAACGTCTATAATTCATACGtattggaataaaattgataaaaagataaatattattgtaaaaacgaacCTAAAAgtagtaattagtaattaatatCATTACTTAGAAtcataaatattactttttttattttgaatgtaaaacacatttacattttataatgtaaaaacTTAGACTGAAGCTGGCCACTCAGCATAAATTCTGtcatatttaattcaaatttagcGGTTAAAATACTCAACCCCTTTTCAACATGGCGGAGGTCATTCGAATTTCGACCCTCGCGAACAAAAGAAAGGGGCTTCATTATTGTATACTGTGGTATTATTGAATCATTGTCTCGCTGCACATGTGCGCGCGCATTCTAACCTTTGTTTGTGTGAAGGTGTGTGAGTGTGACTCTGCACAAGTACACATCTAGATGTCATAAAATTGTGTATTTGAAtatttgacattaaaatctc
This genomic interval carries:
- the LOC139432426 gene encoding protein FAM200A-like gives rise to the protein MTVNEKYLLASYEVSYCIAKNKKPFTIAEDLVLPAAIKMVEILHESKYGEDIRKIPLSNDTVSNRISDINKDQLVQLITRIKESPKFSIQLDETTDITKLAQLLVYVRYVYKESVEEELLFCRPMKDHTTGKDIYSKVDEFLKTEGLEWKNCCGICTDGARAMTGKNIGFKSFFQAAHYDHITFTHCLIHREALAAKKIAPVLNDVLQDAVKIISFIKSHALNSRLFSNLCKDTDSNYTTLLLHAEVRWLSRGQSLRRLMLLKDEIEIFLTERKCELAAFFQND